The Carassius carassius chromosome 31, fCarCar2.1, whole genome shotgun sequence genome includes a region encoding these proteins:
- the LOC132111736 gene encoding complement component C1q receptor-like yields MMRVLILMLSCFVSGGTDRVSTTCIPEACLTLHLEKKRFENASEDCINNGGNLVTMRNENELQSIKSVLSAAGEYNILNSKVWIGLKLQKTNCTDFTEELKGFRWTSKPTNSEYSNWKKTPLRTCTEKRCVSISLADGLQWSDGSCRDSAFYMCKFIFKGMCKPIEFEEPGDVKYNVPFLLKPLRPNERLAMLPHGTWAEIQCSGSEDAETFVSICLNNNSLFGWKPERFCTQNKSCKNRGCDHGCFETAGAGVHCECREGYYLMDDKVSCAPRINCKNSPCESKCVPTPTGFSCKCLDGFNLAEDKVSCIDINECQQHMCGEHRCRNTPGSYFCECKPGFRLVAGKCEDVDECTEFRCQQGCLNSEGSFSCYCHAGYSSSSNNSRKCIDINECVSRPCEDNCHNTLGSFKCSCRENFLLAKNGISCIPYPIEKIQITPSPDHSGVFITKMSQSPVTSGPSTINTPLLNMTNTKADSKRKESFLGSYVMLVCVLGSVIPLTVITVLIMSVFVIHRWNRSRKAALKNANADNYCWVSSGIDNEHKKNNSQLND; encoded by the coding sequence ATGATGCGCGTACTGATTCTGATGTTATCCTGTTTTGTCTCTGGCGGGACCGACCGGGTGAGCACAACATGCATCCCCGAGGCTTGTCTCACGTTGCATTTGGAGAAAAAACGCTTTGAAAATGCTTCAGAAGACTGTATCAATAATGGCGGCAATTTGGTTACTATGAGAAATGAAAATGAACTTCAGAGCATCAAATCGGTTCTTTCAGCAGCAGGAGAATACAACATACTTAATTCTAAAGTTTGGATCGGACTTAAGCTGCAGAAAACAAACTGCACCGATTTCACTGAGGAGTTAAAGGGCTTCAGATGGACGTCAAAGCCAACCAATTCCGAATATTCCAACTGGAAAAAGACACCTTTGCGCACGTGCACGGAAAAAAGGTGTGTGTCGATTTCACTGGCAGATGGTCTCCAGTGGTCAGATGGCTCATGTAGAGACAGTGCATTTTATATGTGCAAATTTATCTTCAAAGGAATGTGCAAACCAATAGAGTTTGAAGAACCAGGTGATGTCAAATATAATGTTCCGTTCTTACTTAAACCGCTACGTCCAAATGAAAGGTTGGCGATGTTACCACATGGGACATGGGCTGAAATACAATGCAGTGGCTCGGAAGATGCAGAAACTTTTGTCTCCATTTGTCTCAACAATAACTCTCTTTTTGGCTGGAAACCTGAACGtttttgcacacaaaataaaagttGCAAAAACAGAGGCTGTGATCACGGTTGTTTTGAGACTGCAGGAGCAGGTGTTCATTGTGAATGTCGTGAAGGCTATTACCTCATGGATGATAAAGTGAGTTGTGCTCCTAGAATTAACTGCAAAAATTCACCTTGCGAATCAAAGTGTGTACCGACTCCCACTGGGTTTTCATGCAAATGCTTGGATGGATTTAATTTGGCTGAAGACAAGGTCAGTTGCATTGATATCAATGAATGTCAGCAACATATGTGCGGTGAACACAGGTGTCGAAACACTCCGGGAAGCTATTTTTGTGAGTGTAAACCTGGTTTCAGGCTTGTTGCTGGCAAATGTGAAGACGTGGATGAATGCACCGAATTCAGATGTCAGCAGGGCTGTCTCAATTCAGAGGGGTCATTCTCTTGTTACTGCCACGCAGGATACAGTTCATCATCAAACAATAGCAGGAAATGTATAGATATCAATGAATGTGTAAGTAGACCGTGTGAAGACAACTGCCACAATACCTTGGGTAGTTTCAAATGTTCCTGTAGGGAAAACTTCCTTTTGGCTAAAAATGGCATCAGCTGTATCCCGTATCCCATAGAGAAAATACAAATCACTCCATCTCCAGATCATAGTGGTGTGTTCATCACTAAAATGAGTCAGTCGCCTGTCACTTCTGGACCGTCAACAATCAACACCCCTCTACTTAACATGACAAACACTAAAGCGGACAGTAAACGCAAAGAAAGTTTTCTCGGAAGTTATGTGATGTTGGTGTGCGTCTTGGGTTCAGTTATTCCATTGACTGTGATCACTGTGCTCATCATGTCTGTCTTTGTTATCCACCGATGGAATCGTTCAAGAAAAGCCGCTTTGAAAAATGCCAACGCTGACAACTACTGCTGGGTTTCATCTGGAATTGACAATGAACATAAAAAGAACAACAGCCAACTGAATGATTAA
- the LOC132111941 gene encoding calpain-1 catalytic subunit-like — translation MKKNSLWLGFLVQRRIQTDFKMPPPVVPHGMCLKVVNDRNMKGGMGSETNPLKFMDQDYNFLQDYCLKTRQRFVDEFFPPDARSIGEGLLKPDVMAKVEWIRPTVLYPNVAEFIVQTVSRFDYAQGNVGNCWFLASVGALTFQNQLLHKVVPDGQSFSHNYTGLFHFRFWRFGKWYDVVIDDKLPTIGRQLIFVKSKTYNEFWPALLEKAYAKVCGSYADMHTGRVSEALLDFTGGVHMHYDLKTAPSDLWQIMYRAHQSEVLMGCETPPGNETRLPNGIVLGHAYTVTKVHQVMSGRNPVQLVRLFNPWGDSEWNGDWSDNSPLWNTVSDEDHKQLLVSENGEFWMSMKDFLRTFDNMDICCTCPDFLEGKSACHWISKYHHGSWVSGSTDGGCMNHSDTFYKNPQFWLRVNEIDKACEQGQNNVLVSLIQKPDKRHRRRAAHHGIGFYVFAIPPEMRSEGRFGSSFFSKRTPVVTSGPFQDARQVMKFFRLEPGEYLVIPSTYYPKKSAEFILSIFCKNEIHIQKDTERMEKDFLVDLLNESEVLYTEEMDERLKTKTLFRQHSDQFKVVDAEKLQWLLQENLLRGKNNTEGFGLDSCRSIIAMSDFSVTGRLRGPEFIRLWNRILTYKEIFYSMDSSKDGVLSFNELQNALEKTGLHLNEDILNLMFVRYGGATEQISLEGFICLVMRLNCMARIFQRLCENGKVTLDESEWIGLTMYS, via the exons atgaagaAGAACAGTCTGTGGCTTGGATTTCTGGTGCAGAGAAG AATCCAAACAGATTTCAAAATGCCTCCTCCAGTGGTTCCACATGGCATGTGCTTAAAAGTTGTAAATGACCGCAACATGAAGGGTGGCATGGGCTCTGAAACAAACCCTTTGAAGTTCATGGATCAGGACTACAACTTTTTACAAGACTACTGTCTCAAGACAAGACAGAGATTTGTTGATGAGTTTTTCCCGCCAGATGCCCGTTCTATTGGCGAAGGGCTGCTGAAGCCAGATGTCATGGCCAAGGTGGAGTGGATAAGACCAACG GTATTGTATCCAAATGTAGCTGAATTTATTGTACAGACAGTGTCCAGGTTTGACTATGCCCAAGGGAATGTAG GAAACTGCTGGTTTCTTGCATCTGTTGGGGCTCTAACATTTCAAAACCAATTATTACATAAGGTCGTTCCAGACGGACAGTCATTCAGCCACAATTATACTGGTTTATTTCACTTCAGG ttctGGCGGTTTGGAAAATGGTACGATGTTGTGATTGACGACAAACTACCAACTATCGGCCGCCAGCTGATTTTTGTGAAATCAAAAACATATAATGAATTCTGGCCTGCCTTGCTGGAGAAAGCATATGCCAA GGTGTGTGGCTCCTACGCTGACATGCATACTGGTCGAGTATCTGAGGCCCTCTTGGACTTTACCGGTGGGGTTCACATGCACTATGATCTGAAAACAGCTCCTAGTGATTTGTGGCAGATAATGTACCGTGCTCACCAGTCAGAGGTCCTTATGGGTTGTGAAACTCCACCAGGG aatgagaCACGGTTACCAAATGGCATAGTCCTGGGCCACGCTTACACTGTGACAAAGGTTCACCAG GTCATGAGTGGTAGAAACCCAGTTCAGCTGGTTAGATTGTTCAACCCATGGGGAGACAGTGAGTGGAATGGAGACTGGAGTGACAA TTCACCTTTGTGGAACACAGTGAGTGATGAGGACCACAAACAACTCCTAGTGAGTGAAAATGGAGAGTTTTG gatGTCAATGAAAGATTTCCTTAGAACTTTTGACAACATGGATATCTGCTGCACCTGTCCTGATTTTCTTGAGGGGAAGTCTGCTTGTCACTGGATTTCCAAGTACCACCATGGCAGCTGGGTTTCTGGGAGCACAGATGGGGGCTGCATGAATCATTCAG ATACCTTCTATAAAAACCCCCAGTTTTGGCTGAGGGTTAATGAAATTGATAAGGCTTGTGAACAGGGCCAGAACAATGTTCTGGTGTCCCTCATACAGAAACCTGACAAGAGACACAGACGCcgcgctgcacaccatggcatCGGCTTCTACGTGTTTGCA ATTCCACCCGAG ATGAGATCTGAGGGAAGGTTTGGATCAAGTTTTTTCTCTAAAAGAACGCCTGTGGTAACAAGTGGGCCCTTTCAGGATGCTAGACAGGTGATGAAATTCTTCCGACTGGAGCCGGGAGAGTATCTCGTCATACCCTCCACATACTATCCCAAGAAGAGCGCAGAATTCATCCTGTCCATTTTCTGCAAAAATGAGATCCACATTCA AAAGGACACAGAAAGAATGGAGAAAGATTTTCTTGTGGATCTTTTAAACGAGTCTGAG GTCCTTTACACTGAAGAAATGGATGAAAGATTGAAAACTAAAACACTGTTTCGGCAACATTCCGATCAA TTCAAAGTTGTTGATGCTGAGAAGCTTCAATGGCTTCTTCAAGAAAACCTACTTAGAG GGAAAAACAACACTGAAGGATTTGGCCTGGATTCCTGTAGAAGTATAATTGCCATGTCAGAT TTCAGTGTCACTGGAAGACTTCGCGGACCAGAATTCATTCGTCTGTGGAACCGTATTTTGACATACAAG GAGATCTTCTACAGCATGGATTCTTCCAAAGATGGCGTTCTGTCTTTCAACGAACTGCAAAATGCATTGGAGAAAACAG GTCTGCATCTAAATGAAGATATCCTGAATCTCATGTTTGTGCGTTATGGTGGTGCCACTGAACAGATCTCTCTGGAGGGTTTCATATGTCTTGTCATGCGTTTGAACTGCATGGCCA GAATATTCCAGAGACTGTGTGAAAATGGAAAGGTAACTCTTGATGAGAGTGAG TGGATAGGACTAACCATGTACTCTTGA